A genomic segment from Leptolyngbya boryana PCC 6306 encodes:
- a CDS encoding glycosyltransferase — MNVIQASAWFPPDSFGGVEVYLDGLVQDLRALGLNSSVAAARSISDPTIEQYHETEVYRYPAQDLKAFQTWLSQHKGEIYHQHTLTAGCGIPHLRSAKQLGMKTVVTIHMPDLACLRGTMMQGGNSACNGKIDPAKCSACLGVSKRVPTWAAQGLSYLPSAIATQARDRLRQSSDIRLRQLGTTIATPAQVRVQRQQFDQVVKLSDRIVVVCQWLYDAFVLNGVPASQLVLSRHGVSVDAIPQKSWVTRPIRIGFLGRWQETKGVQILVEALQSIPNVPVELIIHATHADQHGAANREKVMAIAQHDARIQIRPPLARTEISSAIANFDLLAVPSQWLETGPLVVLESFAAGTPVIGSDLGGIQELVKHGVDGWLVPATDSQAWASAIADFAEQPEKITQFKQNISPVKTRQAVAQEMMQLYQSLMREH, encoded by the coding sequence ATGAACGTAATTCAAGCCAGTGCTTGGTTTCCGCCGGATTCGTTTGGCGGGGTTGAAGTCTATCTCGATGGTCTTGTTCAAGATCTCAGAGCACTCGGTTTGAATTCTTCAGTTGCAGCAGCAAGATCCATTTCAGATCCCACGATCGAGCAATATCACGAAACTGAGGTCTATCGCTACCCGGCTCAAGACCTCAAAGCCTTCCAAACCTGGCTGAGTCAGCACAAAGGTGAAATTTACCACCAACACACGCTAACCGCAGGCTGTGGCATTCCCCATTTACGCAGTGCGAAACAGTTGGGAATGAAAACAGTCGTTACGATTCACATGCCCGATTTAGCCTGCTTACGTGGAACGATGATGCAAGGTGGCAATTCTGCTTGCAATGGCAAAATTGATCCGGCGAAATGTAGTGCTTGTTTAGGAGTTTCCAAGCGAGTTCCGACTTGGGCAGCCCAGGGATTGAGTTATTTACCGAGTGCGATCGCAACTCAAGCGCGCGATCGCTTACGCCAATCTTCGGATATACGGTTGCGCCAATTAGGAACGACGATCGCGACTCCAGCGCAAGTGCGAGTGCAGCGTCAGCAGTTTGATCAAGTCGTGAAATTGAGCGATCGCATTGTCGTCGTTTGCCAATGGCTCTACGATGCCTTTGTCCTCAATGGCGTTCCTGCATCTCAATTGGTGCTGAGTCGCCACGGAGTTTCAGTCGATGCGATCCCTCAAAAATCATGGGTGACACGTCCCATTCGGATTGGATTTCTCGGGCGCTGGCAAGAAACGAAGGGCGTGCAAATTCTCGTCGAAGCCCTGCAATCGATCCCGAATGTTCCCGTCGAGTTGATCATTCATGCAACTCACGCCGATCAGCATGGTGCAGCAAATCGTGAAAAAGTGATGGCGATCGCTCAACACGATGCCCGGATTCAAATCAGACCACCACTCGCTCGAACCGAAATTAGTTCAGCGATCGCGAATTTTGATTTGCTGGCTGTCCCTTCGCAATGGTTAGAAACCGGACCTTTGGTTGTACTGGAATCATTTGCTGCTGGCACGCCTGTGATCGGATCAGATTTAGGAGGCATTCAAGAGTTAGTCAAACATGGAGTCGATGGTTGGCTTGTGCCTGCCACAGATTCTCAAGCTTGGGCAAGCGCGATCGCGGATTTTGCCGAACAACCAGAGAAGATTACTCAGTTCAAACAAAACATTTCACCCGTAAAAACACGGCAAGCAGTCGCCCAAGAGATGATGCAGCTTTATCAAAGCTTGATGCGGGAACACTAG
- the gloB gene encoding hydroxyacylglutathione hydrolase, which produces MQIYRISALSTNYIFLLYDAIQQIAAIVDPGEAKQVLQKVEELGAEVVAIFNTHHHWDHVDGNLEVLARFPNAVVYGGRHDRGRIPGQQVELDAGDRVKFGDREAEVLFLPGHTHGHIAYYFAPVADEGGELFCGDVLFSAGCGRLKEGTPAQMLASLKQIRVLPDRTRVWCAHEYTLSNLEFAMTVDRENSELQARFAEVRSAQNQATIPADLGLEKRINPFLRWDTPELQKAMGRSGDVETFAALRQKKDHF; this is translated from the coding sequence ATGCAAATTTATCGGATTTCGGCACTTTCTACTAACTATATTTTTCTACTTTACGATGCGATTCAGCAAATCGCGGCGATCGTCGATCCGGGTGAGGCAAAACAGGTTTTGCAAAAGGTTGAAGAATTAGGCGCAGAAGTGGTTGCCATTTTCAATACGCATCATCACTGGGATCATGTGGATGGCAATTTAGAGGTGTTAGCGCGATTTCCAAATGCGGTCGTTTATGGGGGTCGGCACGATCGTGGTCGAATTCCAGGACAGCAGGTGGAATTAGATGCAGGGGATCGGGTGAAGTTTGGCGATCGTGAGGCGGAAGTGCTGTTTCTCCCTGGACATACGCATGGGCATATTGCCTATTATTTTGCGCCAGTTGCCGATGAAGGGGGAGAGCTATTTTGTGGGGATGTGCTCTTTTCGGCGGGCTGTGGACGGCTGAAAGAGGGCACGCCTGCTCAGATGCTAGCGTCGTTGAAGCAAATTCGAGTGTTGCCGGATCGGACGCGGGTTTGGTGCGCGCATGAGTATACGTTGAGTAATTTGGAATTTGCGATGACAGTCGATCGAGAAAATTCGGAGTTGCAAGCGCGATTTGCGGAAGTGCGATCGGCTCAAAATCAGGCAACGATTCCGGCAGATTTGGGTTTAGAGAAGCGGATTAATCCATTTTTGAGATGGGATACGCCTGAACTTCAAAAAGCGATGGGACGAAGCGGAGACGTTGAAACCTTCGCGGCACTGCGTCAGAAAAAAGATCATTTTTAA
- a CDS encoding protein tyrosine phosphatase family protein, which yields MEAIQNFVQIREGLATAGQPTIAQFQVIKEAGYTVVINLAVPTSEGAIAQECEIVEALGMQYFHIPVIWDQPTIADFEQFSNIMQHSQHESVFVHCAKNMRVSAFVYLYRKLHEHLSEEQAKADLLKIWHPNETWQKFIEAVQKAAVT from the coding sequence ATGGAAGCCATTCAAAATTTCGTACAGATTCGAGAGGGTCTTGCAACGGCTGGACAACCGACGATCGCACAATTTCAAGTCATCAAAGAGGCAGGCTATACCGTTGTGATCAATCTCGCTGTTCCCACTTCAGAAGGTGCGATCGCGCAGGAATGCGAAATTGTTGAAGCTCTGGGAATGCAGTATTTTCACATTCCGGTGATTTGGGATCAGCCGACGATCGCAGATTTTGAGCAATTCTCGAACATAATGCAGCACTCTCAACATGAATCCGTCTTTGTGCATTGTGCAAAAAATATGCGAGTCTCAGCTTTTGTGTATCTATACCGAAAATTGCACGAACACCTGAGTGAAGAGCAGGCAAAAGCGGATTTGCTAAAGATCTGGCACCCGAATGAAACCTGGCAGAAATTTATAGAAGCTGTTCAGAAAGCAGCGGTAACTTAA
- a CDS encoding sensor histidine kinase has protein sequence MPPLLSYVPDSQLSKWRAISIYASTVITLIGSLVLAGWFFNLSWLRNILLVGTTSMRTGAAASFVAAGLFLLLTISPVERRSKALDHFKFIAAVVPLLIGAIALLQSTFDESLALGQFFAPSEEEERIGINAAVNFVLTGLALLALKFRRSRARWFQGLACAIGTIALQALIGYVYGVRLLYQIDLSAPSMAFPTAIAFIGVAIALLCIAPDQGLMKSISSPLVGGIVARRILLVILIFPLLLGWLVLQGWKLGWYDVAFAISGLVLILILISSVFIWKTAKILNREDRQRRDAEGQLKTALETLQDREDRISRLADANIIGILFGDVEGGIHRANDELLRIIGYTQQELEAGQINWIDITPPEFLPLDEMHVAEAQARGACTPYEKEYIRRDGQRVPVLIGYVLVGEKRRDSIAFIVDLRERRRLEDSLRQRTEELERVNRLKDEFLAVLSHELRTPLNPILGWAQMLKTQRLDTTKAAQALETIERNAKLQLTLIDELLDVSRILQGKLNLRAAPVDLAAVVEGAISTVYLAAESKAISIDFLHDPQPVMVRGDSDRLQQVVWNVLSNAVKFTPASGNVTIHLSTSPTEAKLTISDTGRGISASFLPYVFDNFRQEDGSSTRSFGGLGLGLAIAKHLIELHGGVIQANSLGEGKGATFTIKLPLLSEQLL, from the coding sequence ATGCCGCCTCTGCTGTCTTATGTCCCAGATTCTCAGCTTAGTAAATGGAGAGCGATATCTATTTATGCGAGTACAGTCATCACGTTGATTGGGAGTCTCGTTCTAGCTGGGTGGTTTTTCAATCTTTCCTGGTTGCGAAACATTCTGCTAGTTGGAACCACGAGCATGCGGACGGGTGCTGCTGCCAGTTTCGTTGCAGCTGGATTATTTTTACTTCTCACAATCTCCCCTGTCGAGCGGCGATCGAAAGCCTTAGATCATTTCAAATTCATTGCCGCAGTCGTGCCTCTACTGATTGGTGCAATCGCGCTGCTTCAATCTACCTTTGATGAAAGTTTAGCTCTAGGACAGTTTTTTGCTCCATCCGAGGAAGAGGAGCGAATTGGCATCAATGCTGCAGTGAATTTTGTTTTAACTGGACTCGCGTTATTGGCGCTAAAGTTTCGACGATCGCGAGCAAGATGGTTTCAAGGGTTAGCTTGCGCAATTGGCACGATTGCACTCCAAGCCTTAATCGGATATGTCTACGGAGTACGACTGTTATATCAAATTGATCTGTCTGCCCCCTCGATGGCGTTTCCAACTGCGATCGCATTTATTGGAGTCGCGATCGCGCTGCTTTGTATTGCGCCAGATCAAGGACTGATGAAATCGATTAGCAGTCCTCTAGTCGGAGGAATCGTTGCACGAAGAATTTTGCTGGTCATTCTGATTTTCCCATTATTGTTAGGTTGGCTCGTATTACAAGGCTGGAAGCTTGGCTGGTATGATGTAGCGTTTGCGATTTCTGGCTTAGTGTTGATTCTGATTCTGATTTCGTCGGTATTTATCTGGAAAACCGCGAAGATTCTCAATCGTGAAGACCGACAACGGCGGGATGCAGAAGGACAGTTAAAAACAGCATTAGAAACTTTACAAGATCGAGAAGACCGCATTAGTCGCCTCGCAGATGCCAATATTATTGGCATTTTATTTGGAGATGTGGAAGGTGGAATTCATCGCGCCAACGATGAACTGCTACGGATTATTGGCTACACTCAGCAAGAGCTTGAAGCAGGACAAATCAACTGGATCGACATTACCCCCCCAGAATTTTTGCCCTTGGATGAAATGCATGTCGCGGAGGCACAGGCGCGAGGAGCTTGTACACCTTATGAGAAGGAATACATCCGGCGAGATGGGCAGCGAGTTCCTGTATTGATTGGCTATGTGTTGGTCGGAGAGAAACGCCGCGATTCGATCGCATTTATTGTGGACTTAAGAGAGCGCAGACGCTTAGAAGATTCACTGCGCCAACGAACAGAAGAGTTAGAACGAGTCAATCGGCTCAAAGATGAATTCTTAGCCGTACTTTCTCACGAATTGAGAACTCCGTTGAATCCCATTCTGGGCTGGGCGCAGATGCTCAAAACACAGCGATTGGATACCACAAAAGCAGCACAAGCCCTAGAGACGATCGAGCGCAATGCCAAGCTCCAACTCACGTTAATTGACGAGCTACTCGATGTCTCTCGAATTCTGCAAGGTAAGCTCAATCTGCGCGCTGCACCTGTCGATTTAGCGGCAGTCGTGGAAGGAGCAATCAGCACAGTTTATCTAGCAGCAGAGTCGAAAGCCATTTCGATAGATTTTTTGCACGATCCCCAGCCAGTGATGGTGCGTGGCGATAGCGATCGACTGCAACAAGTCGTATGGAACGTGTTATCCAATGCAGTGAAATTCACGCCTGCTTCTGGAAACGTGACAATTCATCTTTCTACATCTCCAACCGAGGCGAAACTGACCATCAGCGATACTGGGCGGGGCATTTCTGCCAGTTTTCTGCCCTATGTATTTGATAATTTCCGACAAGAAGACGGCAGTTCGACTCGCAGTTTTGGGGGCTTAGGCTTGGGACTTGCGATCGCGAAACATTTGATCGAACTGCATGGTGGAGTGATTCAAGCGAACAGTTTAGGGGAGGGCAAAGGTGCAACTTTTACGATTAAGTTACCGCTGCTTTCTGAACAGCTTCTATAA
- the rarD gene encoding EamA family transporter RarD: MILHQPAESSKTGILYAVLAYSAWGLFPVYWKFLAQVPAVELVCHRIIWSALLLLGLLRIQKQHANFWELWRSPKLVGALFATTAIIACNWGVYIYGVNTGRIVETSLGYYINPLVSVLLGSVILKERLNRGQKLAVLMAAIAVGNFVWHFGQVPWIAVFLALSFATYGLFRKLITVSPIVGLTVETLLAMPIALGWVGYRAVTGTGFFGMDGQVTLLLIGCGVVTALPLLWFNNAAKRLRLSTMGFFQYLAPSLQLALGVLFYHEPFTTIHGLTFTLIWSAIALYSVSSVSKLAE; encoded by the coding sequence GTGATTTTGCATCAGCCTGCTGAATCGTCAAAGACTGGAATTCTTTATGCAGTTTTAGCGTACTCTGCGTGGGGACTGTTTCCGGTGTATTGGAAGTTTTTGGCGCAAGTGCCTGCGGTGGAATTAGTCTGTCATCGGATTATCTGGTCAGCTTTACTGTTGCTCGGACTGCTTCGGATACAGAAACAACACGCGAATTTTTGGGAACTTTGGCGATCTCCAAAACTTGTGGGGGCATTGTTCGCCACGACTGCCATCATTGCCTGTAACTGGGGTGTCTATATTTATGGGGTCAATACAGGTCGGATTGTGGAAACCAGCTTAGGGTACTACATCAATCCTTTAGTCAGCGTGCTGTTAGGATCTGTGATTTTGAAAGAAAGACTAAATCGAGGGCAGAAACTCGCTGTGTTGATGGCAGCGATCGCGGTTGGAAATTTTGTTTGGCATTTTGGACAAGTACCTTGGATTGCTGTCTTTCTAGCATTGTCATTTGCCACCTATGGCTTGTTTCGCAAACTGATCACTGTATCGCCGATTGTTGGGCTGACGGTCGAAACCTTGCTGGCGATGCCGATCGCTTTAGGGTGGGTTGGATATAGAGCGGTGACGGGGACAGGGTTTTTCGGGATGGATGGGCAGGTGACACTCTTATTAATCGGATGTGGAGTTGTGACTGCATTGCCGTTACTGTGGTTCAACAATGCAGCCAAACGGCTGAGGCTTTCGACGATGGGATTTTTTCAATACCTAGCTCCGAGCCTTCAGCTTGCATTAGGCGTGTTGTTTTATCATGAGCCGTTTACTACGATTCATGGTCTAACTTTTACGCTGATCTGGAGCGCGATCGCGCTTTATTCAGTCTCGTCGGTGAGCAAGCTCGCCGAGTAG
- the guaD gene encoding guanine deaminase, with product MTVKAFRSACLDFVADPFYTSESESVRYIRDALLVVENGKIKDLGDYAQLKAQYADIAIQSHPNHLILPGFIDIHIHFPQTEMIAAYGKQLLEWLEKYTFPTERRFKQKTHADSIAPVFVNELLRNGTTTALVLAAVFPESAEALFEECDRRNMRMIIGKVMMDRNVPDFLKDTAQSSYEDSKRLIERWHHHNRVLYAVTPRFAPTSTPEQLTYAGKLLAEFPDVYLHTHLSENLAEIAWVKELFPDCQNYLDVYDQFGLVRERSIFAHCIHLSDLELERLAEANSAIAFCPTSNTFLGSGLFDIERSIVQQVKLGLATDVGGGTSFSMLKTACEAYKIAQLNHQTLSPFQALFSATLGGAKALSLDDKIGNFALGKEADFIVMDPRSTPIMSLRNPETMPTTLEELADLLFSLIIMGDDRTIHSTYLLGELAHRRD from the coding sequence ATGACTGTCAAAGCTTTTCGTAGTGCCTGCTTAGATTTCGTTGCCGACCCTTTCTATACGTCTGAATCCGAATCTGTTCGCTATATTCGAGATGCCTTGTTGGTTGTAGAAAACGGCAAAATCAAAGACCTGGGAGACTATGCTCAATTAAAAGCCCAATATGCAGACATTGCTATCCAATCGCATCCCAATCATCTCATCCTACCTGGCTTCATTGATATTCATATCCATTTCCCGCAGACGGAAATGATTGCAGCTTACGGAAAACAACTGTTGGAATGGCTAGAGAAATATACTTTCCCCACAGAACGGCGATTCAAGCAGAAAACCCATGCCGACTCCATTGCCCCCGTGTTTGTGAATGAACTGCTCCGCAATGGGACAACTACGGCTTTAGTACTCGCCGCAGTATTTCCAGAATCGGCTGAAGCATTGTTTGAAGAATGCGATCGCCGAAATATGCGGATGATCATCGGCAAAGTCATGATGGATCGCAATGTGCCGGATTTTCTCAAAGATACCGCCCAATCCTCGTACGAAGACAGTAAAAGACTGATTGAGCGCTGGCATCACCACAATCGCGTCCTCTATGCAGTCACACCTCGCTTTGCTCCCACTTCCACCCCTGAGCAACTGACCTATGCGGGCAAACTCTTAGCAGAGTTTCCTGATGTTTATTTGCACACCCATCTTTCTGAGAACTTGGCTGAGATCGCCTGGGTGAAAGAACTGTTTCCAGACTGTCAAAACTATTTGGATGTATATGATCAGTTCGGTTTAGTCCGAGAACGATCGATATTCGCGCACTGTATTCATCTCAGCGATCTAGAACTTGAACGATTAGCAGAGGCAAACTCTGCGATCGCATTTTGTCCGACATCAAATACTTTCTTAGGCAGTGGCTTGTTCGACATTGAACGCTCGATCGTTCAACAGGTGAAACTTGGATTAGCAACTGATGTTGGCGGCGGCACCAGCTTTTCGATGCTGAAAACGGCGTGCGAGGCGTACAAAATTGCTCAACTCAACCATCAAACACTTTCGCCGTTCCAAGCCCTATTCTCAGCAACCTTGGGAGGTGCAAAAGCGCTCAGTTTAGATGACAAAATCGGCAACTTTGCCCTTGGTAAAGAAGCCGACTTCATCGTGATGGATCCGCGATCGACCCCGATCATGAGCCTTCGCAATCCCGAAACCATGCCGACTACTTTAGAAGAACTCGCAGATTTACTGTTCAGTTTAATCATCATGGGCGACGATCGCACCATTCATTCAACTTATCTACTCGGCGAGCTTGCTCACCGACGAGACTGA
- a CDS encoding glycosyltransferase family 39 protein: MSLIAVLLIGGVLRFWNLDLKPLWMDEVITAIFSFGRNYGEVPLEQFFNLSVLDQLFQLKPTTCANIAQTVSTQSVHPPLFFCWMHQWVQFAPGNWIWKLRSLSAVAGVAALFGVYWLNRFAFSTSAGIAAAMTMAVSPFAVYLSQEARHYTVPMLFVIAGLMGLIRIQQNLVQQRHDPKIWIGWILVNGIGFYVHYFLVLAIAAQFFALIVLQMRLRPATKFWWRSWGAIVAAGFGIFAIGLPWLPTFISHMTRPETDWLATSQTAWWSFLAPLYQFAAGWLVMVVAFPVEFQPTWIIVLSSVSMLLFAGWLIWWMIRGLKCLWKDPDTHGETLVLISFVGGVLLEFLAIVYVLGKDITQVPRYNFIYYPAVCALIGASFWKQRAGSQWMLYGVGALSCIFVISNLVFLKPYTPDRVAQNIVTDPDCRAIVMAYNDFQDIAVGLGFALAVQSTEQQSPKNCQPSQFAFLSKTQGDSAVWSRLASLSADVKEIWAIVPGLRKRDFPTTLALQNRTCALNSDWQYRIGLPYSGYECRN; encoded by the coding sequence ATGAGTTTGATTGCGGTTCTGCTGATCGGTGGGGTTTTGCGATTTTGGAACCTCGACCTCAAACCGTTGTGGATGGATGAAGTCATTACCGCAATTTTCAGCTTTGGACGGAATTATGGTGAAGTTCCTTTAGAGCAGTTTTTTAATCTATCTGTTTTAGATCAGTTGTTTCAACTGAAGCCAACCACTTGCGCGAATATTGCTCAAACCGTTTCGACACAATCAGTACACCCGCCGCTATTTTTTTGCTGGATGCATCAGTGGGTGCAATTTGCTCCCGGCAATTGGATCTGGAAATTGCGATCGCTGAGCGCTGTTGCAGGCGTTGCAGCCCTCTTCGGGGTGTATTGGCTCAATCGCTTCGCCTTCTCGACTTCAGCAGGCATTGCCGCCGCCATGACAATGGCAGTTTCGCCTTTTGCGGTCTATCTCTCCCAGGAAGCTCGCCACTATACAGTTCCGATGCTGTTTGTAATCGCGGGATTGATGGGCTTGATTCGGATTCAACAAAATTTAGTCCAGCAGCGACACGATCCGAAGATTTGGATCGGGTGGATTCTCGTAAATGGCATTGGATTCTATGTGCATTATTTTTTAGTGCTCGCGATCGCCGCTCAGTTTTTTGCCTTAATCGTGCTGCAAATGCGCTTAAGACCTGCGACCAAGTTTTGGTGGCGGAGTTGGGGCGCGATTGTTGCCGCCGGATTTGGCATTTTTGCCATTGGGTTGCCGTGGCTGCCTACTTTTATCAGTCATATGACTCGTCCTGAAACAGATTGGTTAGCCACGTCTCAGACTGCTTGGTGGAGTTTTTTAGCACCTTTGTATCAGTTTGCGGCAGGCTGGTTGGTGATGGTAGTCGCATTTCCGGTCGAGTTTCAACCGACTTGGATCATTGTGCTGTCGAGTGTATCGATGCTGCTGTTCGCAGGATGGCTCATTTGGTGGATGATTCGCGGATTGAAGTGTCTCTGGAAAGATCCGGATACACATGGGGAAACGCTGGTCTTGATCAGTTTTGTCGGGGGAGTGCTGCTGGAATTTTTAGCGATCGTCTATGTGCTCGGCAAAGATATTACACAAGTGCCGCGATACAACTTTATTTACTATCCGGCAGTCTGTGCATTAATTGGGGCGAGTTTTTGGAAACAGCGCGCAGGCTCGCAATGGATGCTCTATGGAGTTGGCGCACTCAGTTGTATATTCGTAATCTCGAACTTAGTTTTTCTCAAGCCCTATACTCCCGATCGAGTAGCGCAAAATATCGTGACGGATCCAGACTGTCGAGCGATCGTCATGGCTTATAACGATTTTCAGGATATTGCGGTCGGCTTAGGATTTGCTCTGGCGGTTCAATCAACTGAGCAACAATCTCCCAAAAATTGTCAGCCTTCTCAATTTGCGTTTTTATCGAAAACTCAAGGAGACAGCGCAGTTTGGAGCAGATTGGCAAGTTTGTCGGCGGATGTCAAAGAGATTTGGGCGATCGTGCCTGGATTGAGAAAACGGGATTTTCCGACAACATTAGCGCTTCAGAATCGAACTTGCGCGTTAAATTCGGACTGGCAATATCGCATCGGACTACCGTATTCGGGATATGAATGCCGGAATTGA
- the coaE gene encoding dephospho-CoA kinase (Dephospho-CoA kinase (CoaE) performs the final step in coenzyme A biosynthesis.): protein MRVIGITGGIAMGKTTVSNYLATTYHFPIVDADLVAREAVAVGSPILSQIVDRYGSKLIRLDGTLDRSRLGAIIFADPIERAWLEQQIHPYVRKVFETERDRATVPTVFVIPLLFEAQMTDLVTEIWVITCSEQQQIQRLMQREKLSLEQAKARIQSQMPIQEKCDRATVVLENSTSLEALLKQVDQAVDRLS from the coding sequence ATGCGGGTGATTGGAATTACAGGCGGAATCGCCATGGGCAAGACAACCGTTTCAAACTATCTTGCAACGACCTATCATTTTCCGATCGTCGATGCTGATCTAGTTGCACGCGAGGCAGTTGCAGTCGGCTCGCCGATTTTGTCACAAATTGTCGATCGCTATGGATCAAAGCTGATTCGACTCGATGGCACGCTCGATCGATCTCGCTTAGGAGCAATTATTTTTGCAGATCCAATCGAACGAGCGTGGCTAGAGCAGCAAATTCATCCCTATGTTCGTAAAGTTTTTGAAACAGAACGTGACCGTGCGACTGTGCCAACTGTGTTTGTGATTCCGCTGTTATTTGAAGCGCAAATGACAGATTTAGTCACGGAGATTTGGGTGATTACTTGTTCTGAGCAGCAGCAAATTCAGCGATTAATGCAGCGAGAGAAATTAAGTTTAGAGCAAGCCAAGGCGCGAATTCAGAGCCAAATGCCGATTCAAGAAAAGTGCGATCGTGCCACGGTGGTTTTAGAGAATTCCACTAGCTTAGAGGCATTATTAAAACAAGTGGATCAAGCCGTCGATCGACTCAGTTGA
- a CDS encoding protochlorophyllide reductase, whose amino-acid sequence MAQDQKPTVVITGASSGVGLYAAKALVKRGWHVVMACRNLEKADSAAKSLGMSPDSYTLMHIDLGSLDSVRKFVTQFRESGKSLDALVCNAAVYMPLLKEPMRSPEGYELSVATNHFGHFLLCNLLLEDLKHSTHNDPRLIILGTVTANSKELGGKIPIPAPADLGDLSGLEAGFKAPIAMIDGKPFKAGKAYKDSKLCNMITSRELHRRYHDSTGIVFNTLYPGCVADTPLFRNSLPVFQKVFPWFQKNITGGYVSQELAGERTAQVVADPEFKQSGVHWSWGNRQKEGRESFVQELSEKVTDDAKAKRMWELSEKLVGLA is encoded by the coding sequence ATGGCACAGGATCAAAAACCCACGGTTGTAATTACTGGCGCGTCCTCTGGTGTCGGCTTGTACGCAGCAAAAGCTTTGGTGAAAAGAGGTTGGCATGTGGTGATGGCTTGTCGAAATTTAGAGAAGGCAGACAGCGCTGCCAAGTCTCTCGGCATGTCGCCTGATAGCTATACTCTGATGCATATTGATCTGGGGTCATTAGACAGCGTTCGCAAATTTGTCACCCAGTTTCGAGAAAGCGGCAAATCTCTGGATGCTCTCGTGTGTAACGCAGCCGTCTACATGCCGTTACTCAAAGAGCCGATGCGCAGCCCTGAAGGTTATGAACTGAGCGTTGCGACCAATCACTTCGGGCATTTTCTCTTGTGCAATTTGCTTCTCGAAGATCTGAAGCATTCAACTCATAATGATCCCCGGTTGATCATCTTAGGAACAGTGACGGCGAACTCGAAAGAATTAGGCGGCAAGATTCCAATTCCGGCTCCAGCAGATTTGGGCGATTTGTCAGGATTAGAAGCTGGATTCAAAGCCCCGATCGCGATGATTGATGGCAAACCCTTTAAGGCAGGAAAAGCTTACAAGGATAGTAAGCTGTGCAACATGATTACTAGCCGAGAGCTACATCGTCGCTATCACGATTCGACTGGCATTGTTTTCAACACACTCTATCCAGGCTGCGTCGCAGATACACCCTTGTTCCGCAATAGTTTACCCGTCTTCCAAAAAGTCTTCCCCTGGTTCCAAAAGAACATTACGGGAGGCTATGTGTCGCAAGAGCTAGCAGGGGAGCGAACTGCTCAAGTGGTCGCTGATCCTGAGTTCAAGCAGTCAGGCGTGCATTGGAGTTGGGGAAATCGGCAGAAAGAAGGACGCGAATCTTTCGTGCAAGAGTTGTCTGAAAAAGTAACTGATGACGCAAAAGCAAAACGCATGTGGGAGTTGAGCGAGAAGCTCGTTGGACTCGCTTAA